The sequence GACGTGTAGGCGATGCCGAACCAGCGCAGCACTTTGATGTTCGAAATCTTGAATAAGGACAGCACCGTCCCCCACAAAAAACCGAAAAACGCGGAGAGAAGGGTAAATTGCAGCGTGACCTTGATCCCTTCCAGCATGTAAGGGATCGAGGGCACGATGCGGTCAAAATTGAGATCCATGCCCGGCCACCGCCCTCCGATTATTCTGCTGCATCAAACCAATTTTTCGCAAAGGTATCGATCTGGCCACTGTCTTTCATGCCTTGCAGCGCTTTGTTGAAATCGGCGGTGATCTTCGAGTTTTTCGGGAAGGCGATCGCCGAGCCTGCTTCGTCGGTGTTCGGGATCGTGTTGAATTCCAGATCCGGATTGGCTTTGACAAAACCTTTCGCCACCGTGTCTTCGATGATCGCAGCATCCACGCGGCCCGCTTTGATCTCCTGAATGATCTCGCCCGTCTTGTTCAGCGGCACGATGTTCAGGCCTTTCATGTCTTTGGCTGCCGTCTCTTGGATCGAGCCGAGCTGCACGGCGACTTTTTTGCCGGAGAGGGTGTCGGCCGTCTTCAGGTTGGCGCCTTTCTTCGCGACGATCGTGTTTTTCGCTTCATAGTAGATGTCGGAGAAGTCGACGCTCTGCTTGCGCTCTGCGGTCGGGGTCATGCCCGCCATGACAAAATCGACGGTGCCTGCCTGCAGCGCAGGAATCAGGCCGTTGAAGTCCATGTCTTTGATCTCCAGTTGGTAGCCGAGCTGATCGGCGATGCTTTTCGCGATGTCGACGTCAAATCCGGCAACTTCGCCGCCCTTGGCAGTATCGTGGAATTCGTACGGCTTGTAGTCGGCCGAGGTGCCCATCACAATTTTCTTCTTCCCGGTGTCACCGCCGGTGTTGGTGTTGTCATCGGTGCCGCAGGCGACGGTGCCCAGGGCAAGCACTGCGGTCAGTGCGATCGTGCAGAGTGTTTTGAACCGTTTCATCGTATGTTACCTCCTGGTATCAGTGCTGTATTTTAATATGCGATACGAATGGGCATTTCATGAATAACGTTTTGTATCATACACCCATTTTGCATATTCATGCAATAGGTTCGATTTATATAAAACTTTTCTGATAGTTTGGCACAGGGTATGATAAAGGTATCCAGAACGAGGAAAGAAGGTCGCGACAACATGGAACAGAAGTGGACGCAGTATTTTTCCGGGCAGCTCGAAGCGGTGCTGGCCGAGTTGAAAACCTACGTGGAGCTGGAGACGCCGTCCGACGACAAGGCGCGGATCGACGAGTTGGGGGAGTTGATCGCCGCGCGGTTCGCTGCGCTTGGCTGCACGGTGGAGAAGATTCCACAGGCGGTGCAGGGCGATCAACTGCGCGTGACCTACGGCGAAGGTGAAGAGCAGATTCTCGTGCTCGGCCATTTTGACACGGTCAAAGAAGTCGGGACGCTCGCGGCAGAACCGTGGCGCATCGAAGACGGCAAAGCGTACGGCCCCGGCACGTATGACATGAAGTCGGGCATCGTGTTTTCCTATTTTGCCTTGAAGGCGATGATCGAGCAGGGGATCAAGCCGCAGAAAAAGCTCGTCTTCTTCTGGAACACCGACGAAGAGATCGGCTCCCCGTCCGGCACGGCGCCGATCGTGGAAGAGGCGAACAAAAGCGCCTTGGCGCTGGTCATCGAGCCTTGCTACGGGGACGGCTACCTGAAGACTTCGCGCAAGGGCGGCGGCGTGTTTACCGTCCGCGCCAAAGGCCGGGCCGCGCATGCCGGCAATGAGCACAAGATCGGCATCAATGCGATCGCCGAACTGGCCCATCAGATCGTGACGATCCAAGGCTGGACCGACTATGAAGCGGGCACGACGCTGTCGGTCGGCAAGATCATCGGCGGCACGACGTTCAACGTCGTACCGGAACATGCGGAGATGGTCGTCGATGTGCGCGTGCAGACGGCCGCCGAGTCGGAGCGGGTGACAAAGTTGTTCGCCGACCTGCAGCCGGTGCTGCCGGGCGCAGAGCTGCACGTCAGCGGCGAGGTCGACAAGTTCCCGATGGAG comes from Tumebacillus sp. BK434 and encodes:
- a CDS encoding transporter substrate-binding domain-containing protein, whose translation is MKRFKTLCTIALTAVLALGTVACGTDDNTNTGGDTGKKKIVMGTSADYKPYEFHDTAKGGEVAGFDVDIAKSIADQLGYQLEIKDMDFNGLIPALQAGTVDFVMAGMTPTAERKQSVDFSDIYYEAKNTIVAKKGANLKTADTLSGKKVAVQLGSIQETAAKDMKGLNIVPLNKTGEIIQEIKAGRVDAAIIEDTVAKGFVKANPDLEFNTIPNTDEAGSAIAFPKNSKITADFNKALQGMKDSGQIDTFAKNWFDAAE
- a CDS encoding M20 family metallopeptidase; translated protein: MEQKWTQYFSGQLEAVLAELKTYVELETPSDDKARIDELGELIAARFAALGCTVEKIPQAVQGDQLRVTYGEGEEQILVLGHFDTVKEVGTLAAEPWRIEDGKAYGPGTYDMKSGIVFSYFALKAMIEQGIKPQKKLVFFWNTDEEIGSPSGTAPIVEEANKSALALVIEPCYGDGYLKTSRKGGGVFTVRAKGRAAHAGNEHKIGINAIAELAHQIVTIQGWTDYEAGTTLSVGKIIGGTTFNVVPEHAEMVVDVRVQTAAESERVTKLFADLQPVLPGAELHVSGEVDKFPMERTAGTERLYLHAQEQAKLEGFELKEIGVGGVSDGNVAALAGIPILDGLGPVGDGAHASHEHIVVDEIPRRIALLLRLLATL